The following proteins are encoded in a genomic region of Oryctolagus cuniculus chromosome 6, mOryCun1.1, whole genome shotgun sequence:
- the N4BP3 gene encoding NEDD4-binding protein 3 — MATAPGPAGIAMGSVGSLLERQDFSPEELRAALAGSRGSRQPDGLLRKGLGQRELFSYLHLPKKDGKTSKRAPRNEPADYATLYYREHPRASDFSKTSLPERGRFDKCRIRPSVFKPVSGTGKGFLSMQSLAAHKGQKLWRSNGSLHTLACHPPLSPGPRASQARAQLLHALSLDEAGPEPEPSLSDSSSGGSFGRSPGTGPSPFSSSLGHINHLGGSLDRASRSPKEAGPLSVLSCLPDPPPPYEFSCSSADEVVAVLPDSCEQLKRDLGEQDGSSPFTQVLEERQRLWLAELKRLYVERLHEVAQKAERSERNLQLQLFMAQQEQRRLRKELRAQQGLGPEPRPPGTHTEADLSARPEEEARWEVCQKTAEISLLKQQLREAQAELAQKLAEIFNLKTQLRGSRAQAQAQDAELARLREAVRSLQEQAPREEAPGSCETDDCKSRGLLGEAGGSEAGDGAEQLRAELLQERLRGQEQALRFEQERQTWQEEKERVLRYQREIQGGYMDMYRRNQALEQELRALREPPAPWSPRLESSKI; from the exons ATggccacagccccaggccctgctggcaTTGCCATGGGCAGCGTGGGCAGCCTGCTGGAGCGGCAGGACTTCTCCCCCGAGGAGCTACGGGCCGCGCTGGCGGGGTCGCGGGGCTCCCGCCAGCCCGATGGACTCCTGCGGAAAGGCTTGGGGCAGCGTGAGCTCTTCAGCTACCTGCACCTGCCCAAGAAGGATGGCAAGACCAGCAAGCGAGCCCCTCGGAATGAGCCTGCCGACTACGCCACCCTGTACTACCGGGAACACCCTCGGGCCAGTGACTTCAGCAAGACCTCGCTGCCGGAGCGGGGACGCTTTGACAAG TGCCGCATTCGTCCATCGGTGTTCAAGCCTGTGTCGGGCACCGGAAAAGGCTTCCTGTCCATGCAGAGCCTGGCGGCCCACAAGGGCCAGAAGCTGTGGCGCAGCAACGGCAGCCTACACACATTGGCCTGCCACCCGCCCCTGAGCCCGGGGCCCCGGGCCAGCCAGGCCAGAGCGCAGCTGCTGCACGCCCTGAGCCTGGATGAGGCCGGCCCCGAGCCTGAGCCCAGTCTGTCCGACTCCTCCAGCGGCGGCAGTTTTGGCCGCAGTcctggcactggccccagccccttCAGCTCCTCACTGGGCCACATCAACCACCTTGGGGGATCCCTGGACCGGGCCTCGAGGAGCCCCAAGGAGGCCGGGCCACTCTCTGTGCTGAGCTGCCTACCTGACCCGCCGCCCCCCTATGAGTTCTCCTGCTCCAGCGCTGATGAGGTGGTGGCTGTGCTGCCAGACAGCTGTGAGCAGCTGAAGCGGGACCTCGGTGAGCAGGATGGCTCCAGCCCCTTCACTCAG GTGCTAGAGGAGCGACAGCGGCTGTGGCTGGCTGAGCTGAAGCGCCTGTATGTGGAACGGCTGCACGAGGTAGCCCAGAAGGCTGAGCGCAGCGAGCGCAacctccagctgcagctgttCATGGCCCAGCAGGAACAGCGGCGTCTGCGCAAGGAGCTCCGGgctcagcagggcctgggccctgagccTCGGCCCCccggcacacacacagaggccgacCTCAGCGCCCGGCCGGAGGAGGAAGCCCGATGGGAG GTATGCCAGAAGACGGCAGAGATAAGCCTCTTGAAACAGCAGCTACGGGAAGCCCAGGCCGAGCTGGCGCAGAAACTggcagagatcttcaatctgaaGACACAACTTCGGGGCAGTCGGGCACAAGCCCAGGCTCAGGACGCAGAGCTGGCCCGGCTGCGGGAGGCCGTGCGCAGCCTCCAGGAGCAGGCCCCCCGGGAGGAGGCCCCGGGCAGCTGTGAGACCGACGACTGCAAGAGCAGGGGGCTTCTGGGGGAGGCGGGAGGCAGTGAGGCTGGAGATGGTGCCGAGCAGCTGCGGGCGGAGCTGCTGCAGGAGCGGCTGCGGGGCCAGGAGCAGGCGCTGCGCTTTGAGCAGGAGCGGCAGACTTGGCAGGAGGAGAAGGAGCGGGTGCTGCGCTATCAGAGGGAGATCCAGGGCGGCTACATGGACATGTACCGTCGCAACCAGGCTCTGGAGCAGGAGCTGCGGGCGCTGCGGGAGCCCCCCGCGCCCTGGAGTCCTCGGCTGGAGTCCTCCAAGATCTGA